One genomic region from Equus asinus isolate D_3611 breed Donkey chromosome 8, EquAss-T2T_v2, whole genome shotgun sequence encodes:
- the NOTCH4 gene encoding neurogenic locus notch homolog protein 4 isoform X2: MQPPSLLLLLLLCRSVANTRGLQCGSFPEPCANGGTCLNLSQGQGTCQCAPGFLGETCEFPDPCQDAQLCQNGGSCQALLPTLPGSPSPPSPLAPSFFCTCPSGFTGERCQAQLKDPCSSFCSKMGRCHIQESGRPQCSCLPGWTGEQCELQDFCSANPCINGGECLATYPEIQCRCPPGFEGHACERDVNECFLDPGRCPKGTSCHNTLGSFQCLCPAGREGPHCELQPGPCPPRGCLNGGTCQLVPGRDSTFHLCLCPPGFTGPGCEVNPDDCVGHQCQNGGTCQDGLDTYTCLCPEAWTGSDCSEDVDECESQGPPRCRNGGTCQNSAGSFHCVCVSGWGGTGCEENLDDCVAATCAPGSTCVDRVGSFSCLCPPGRTGLLCHMEDMCLSQPCHGEAQCSTNPLTGSTLCLCQPGYSGPTCHQDLDECQMAQQGPSPCEHGGSCLNTPGSFDCLCPPGYTGSRCEADHNECLSQPCHPGSTCLDLLATFHCLCPPGLEGRLCEVEINECASAPCLNQADCQDLLNGFLCVCLPGFTGSRCEEDINECGSSPCANGGQCQDQPGSFHCKCLPGFEGPRCQVEVDECLSGPCPTGASCLDLPGAFFCLCPSGFTGHLCEVALCAPNLCQLKQKCQDQDKVHCLCPDGSPGCAPAEDNCTCHHGHCERSSCICDVGWTGPECEAELGGCVSEPCSHGGTCHPQPSGYNCTCPTGYTGPTCSEEVTACHSGPCLNGGSCSPSPGGYSCTCPPSHTGPRCQTSTDHCASAPCLNGGTCVNRPGTSSCLCATGFQGPRCEGRIRPSCADSPCRNRATCQDGPQGPRCLCPTGYTGGSCQTLMDLCAQKPCPHNSHCLQTGPSFQCLCLPGWTGPLCNLPLSSCQKAALSQGTEVSSLCQNGGLCIERGLSHFCHCPPGFQGSICQDRVNPCESRPCQHGATCVAQPNGYLCQCAPGYHGQNCSKESNACQSQPCHNRGTCTPKPGGFHCTCPPGFVGLRCEGDVDECLDQPCHPTGTAACHSLANAFYCQCLPGHTGQWCEVELDPCQSQPCSHGGSCEARPGPPPGFICHCPQGFEGPTCSHKVPSCGTHHCHHGGLCLPSPKPGFPPRCACLNGYGGPDCLTPPAPQGCGPPSPCLHNGSCSETPGLGGPGFRCSCPTSSPGPRCQRPGAKGCEGRGGDGACDAGCSGPGGNWDEGDCSLGVPDPWKGCPSHSRCWLLFRDGQCHPQCDSEECLFDGYDCETPPACTPAYDQYCHDHFHNGHCEKGCNTAECGWDGGDCRPEDGHSEWGPSLVLLVVLSPPALDQQLLTLARVLSLTLRVGLWVRKDSDGRDMVYPYPGAQAEEELGGTPDPSHQKKAAPQTKPVGKETDSLSTGFVVVMGVDLSHCGPDHPASRCPWDPGLLLRFLAAMAAVGALEPLLPGPLLAAHPRAGTAPPANQLPWPVLCSPVAGVLLLALGALLVLQLIRRRRREHGALWLPPGFTRRPRTQPAPHRRRPPLGEDSIGLKALKPEAEFGEDGVVMCSVPEEEEEAEEMASPSKCQLWPLSVDCQELPQAAMLTPPQESEMDVPDVDTRGPDGVTPLMSAVCCGGVESRIFQGPWLGSPEPWEPLLGGGACPQAHTVGTGETPLHLAARFSRPTAARRLLEAGANPNQPDRAGRTPLHTAVAADAREVCQLLLRGRQTAVDARTEDGTTALMLAARLAVEDLVEELIAAQADVGARDKWGKTALHWAAAVNNARAARSLLQAGADKDAQDGREQTPLFLAAREGAVEVAQLLLGLGADRGLRDQAGLGPEDIARQRNHWDLLTLLEGAGPPEARHKATPGRGADPPPRARTASGSVPPRGGGALPRCRTLSAGAGPRGGGACLQARTLSVDLAVHGGGAYSPCRSPSKGGAVGGLPHRGRRFSAGMRGPRPNPAIVRGRSGLAAGSGDVVSADNWPSDWVALGACGAASNTQIPPPCLTPSPERGSPQVAWGPPAHRVVPLNAGGEGQK; the protein is encoded by the exons ATGCAGCCCCcttcactgctgctgctgctgctgctgtgtcgCTCAGTTGCCAACACCAGAG GGCTGCAGTGTGGGAGTTTCCCAGAACCCTGTGCCAACGGAGGCACCTGCCTGAACCTATCTCAGGGGCAAGGGACATGTCA gTGTGCTCCTGGCTTCCTGGGTGAGACATGCGAGTTTCCCGACCCCTGCCAGGATGCCCAGCTCTGCCAGAATGGGGGCAGCTGCCAAGCCCTGCTTCCCACCCTCCCAggctcccccagccctccctctcccttgGCCCCCAGCTTCTTCTGCACCTGCCCCTCTGGCTTCACTGGTGAGAGGTGCCAGGCCCAGCTCAAGGACCCCTGTTCTTCCTTCTGTTCCAAAATGGGCCGCTGCCATATCCAGGAATCAGGCCGCCCACAGTGCTCCTGCCTGCCTGGGTGGACAG GTGAGCAGTGCGAGCTTCAAGACTTCTGCTCAGCCAATCCCTGCATCAATGGAGGGGAATGTCTGGCCACATACCCCGAGATCCAGTGCCGCTGCCCACCTGGCTTCGAAGGCCATGCCTGCGAACGCGATGTCAATGAGTGTTTCCTGGACCCCGGACGCTGCCCCAAGGGCACCTCCTGCCATAACACCCTGGGGTCCTTCCAGTGTCTCTGCCCTGCTGGGCGGGAGGGTCCACACTGTGAGCTCCAGCCAGGACCCTGTCCCCCGAGGGGCTGTCTCAATGGAGGCACCTGCCAGCTGGTTCCAGGGAGAGACTCCACTTTccacctctgcctctgccccccaG GTTTCACAGGCCCGGGCTGTGAGGTGAATCCAGATGACTGTGTCGGGCACCAGTGTCAGAACGGGGGTACTTGCCAAGATGGACTGGATACATACACCTGCCTCTGCCCAGAAGCCTGGACAG GCTCCGACTGCTCTGAAGATGTGGATGAATGTGAGTCTCAGGGGCCCCCTCGCTGCAGAAACGGGGGTACCTGCCAGAACTCAGCTGGCAgcttccactgtgtgtgtgtgagtggctGGGGAGGCACAGGCTGCGAGGAGAACCTGGACGACTGTGTCGCTGCCACCTGTGCCCCAGGATCCACCTGCGTTGACCGTGTGGgctccttctcctgcctctgcccaccTGGCCGCACAG GCCTCCTATGCCACATGGAGGACATGTGTCTGAGCCAGCCGTGCCATGGGGAAGCCCAGTGCAGCACCAACCCCCTGACAGGCTCCACGCTCTGCCTGTGTCAGCCTGGCTACTCAGGGCCTACCTGCCACCAGGACCTGGACGAGTGTCAGATGG cccAGCAAGGTCCCAGTCCCTGTGAACACGGCGGCTCCTGCCTCAACACCCCTGGTTCCTTTGACTGCCTCTGTCCCCCTGGCTACACCGGCTCCCGCTGTGAGGCTGATCACAATGAGTGCCTGTCTCAGCCCTGCCACCCCGGCAGCACCTGCCTGGATCTGCTCGCCAccttccactgcctctgcccACCAG GCTTAGAAGGGCGGCTCTGTGAGGTAGAGATCAACGAGTGTGCCTCTGCTCCTTGCCTGAACCAGGCTGACTGCCAGGACCTGCTCAACGGCTTCTTGTGCGTCTGCCTGCCTG GATTCACTGGCTCCCGGTGTGAGGAGGACATCAACGAGTGTGGAAGCTCTCCCTGTGCCAATGGTGGGCAGTGCCAGGACCAGCCTGGATCCTTCCATTGCAAGTGTCTTCCAG GCTTTGAAGGCCCGCGCTGTCAGGTGGAGGTGGATGAGTGTCTGAGTGGCCCATGCCCCACTGGAGCCAGCTGCCTTGATCTCCCAGGAGCCTTCTTTTGCCTCTGCCCCTCTGGCTTCACAG GTCATCTCTGTGAGGTTGCCCTGTGTGCCCCTAACCTGTGCCAGCTCAAGCAAAAATGCCAGGATCAGGACAAAGTCCATTGCCTCTGCCCTGATGGAAGCCCTGGCTGTGCCCCTGCTGAGGACAACTGCACCTGCCACCATGGGCACTGCGAGAG ATCCTCCTGTATCTGTGATGTGGGTTGGACAGGACCAGAGtgtgaggcagagctggggggcTGTGTCTCCGAACCCTGTTCCCACGGAGGGAcctgccacccccagccctctGGCTACAACTGCACCTGCCCCACGGGCTACACAG GGCCCACCTGCAGTGAGGAGGTGACAGCTTGTCACTCAGGGCCCTGTCTCAATGGTggctcctgcagccccagccctgggggctACTCCTGCACCTGCCCTCCGAGCCACACTGGGCCCCGCTGCCAGACCAGCACCGACCACTGTGCCTCTG ccccgtgCCTCAATGGGGGTACCTGTGTGAACAGGCCTggcacctcctcctgcctctgtgccACTGGCTTCCAGGGCCCacgctgtgagggaaggatccgTCCCAGCTGTGCAGACAG CCCCTGTAGGAACAGGGCAACTTGCCAAGATGGCCCTCAAGGTCCCCGCTGCCTCTGCCCCACTGGCTACACAGGAGGCAGCTGCCAG ACCCTGATGGACTTATGTGCCCAGAAGCCTTGTCCACACAATTCCCACTGCCTCCAGACTGGGCCCTCCTTCCAGTGCCTGTGCCTCCCGGGATGGACTGGGCCTCTCTGCAACCTTCCGCTGTCCTCCTGCCAGAAGGCTGCTCTAAGCCAAG GCACAGAAGTCTCTTCCCTGTGTCAGAATGGAGGCCTCTGCATCGAAAGAGGCCTCTCCCACTTCTGCCACTGCCCCCCTGGATTCCAAGGCAGTATATGCCAGGACAGGGTGAACCCATGTGAGTCCAGGCCCTGCCAGCACGGGGCCACCTGTGTGGCCCAGCCCAATGGGTATCTCTGCCAG TGTGCCCCAGGTTACCATGGACAGAACTGCTCAAAGGAATCCAATGCTTGTCAATCCCAGCCCTGTCACAACCGTGGGACCTGCACTCCCAAACCTGGAGGCTTCCACTGTACCTGCCCTCCAGGCTTTGTGGGGCTGCGCTGTGAGGGAGACGTGGATGAGTGTCTGGACCAGCCCTGCCACCCCACAGGCACTGCAGCCTGCCACTCTCTAGCTAATGCTTTCTACTGCCAGTGTCTGCCTGGACACACAG GCCAGTGGTGTGAAGTGGAGCTAGACCCCTGCCAGAGCCAACCCTGCTCCCATGGAGGGTCTTGTGAGGCAAGACCAGGACCACCCCCGGGGTTCATCTGCCACTGCCCCCAG GGTTTTGAAGGCCCCACCTGCAGCCATAAAGTCCCCTCCTGCGGCACCCATCACTGCCACCACGGTGGCCTGTGTCTGCCCTCCCCCAAGCCTGGCTTCCCACCCCGCTGTGCCTGCCTCAATGGCTATGGGGGCCCTGACTGCCTGACCCCACCTGCTCCTCAAGGCTGTGGCCCTCCTTCTCCATGTCTACACAATGGCAGCTGCTCAGAGACCCCCGGACTGGGGGGCCCAGGCTTTCGATGCTCCTGCCCCACCAGCTCTCCAGGGCCCCGGTGTCAGAGGCCCGGAGCAAAGGGATGCGAGGGCAGAGGTGGAGATGGGGCCTGTGATGCtggctgcagtggcccaggaggAAACTGGGACGAGGGGGACTGCTCCCTGGGGGTCCCGGACCCCTGGAAGGGCTGCCCCTCCCACTCCCGTTGCTGGCTTCTCTTCCGGGATGGGCAGTGCCACCCACAGTGTGACTCTGAAGAGTGTTTGTTTGATGGCTACGACTGTGAGACTCCTCCAGCCTGCAC TCCAGCCTATGACCAGTACTGCCACGACCACTTCCACAATGGGCACTGCGAGAAAGGCTGCAACACCGCAGAATGTGGCTGGGATGGGGGCGACTGCAGGCCCGAAGACGGGCATTCAGAGTGGGGGCCCTCCCTGGTCCTGCTGGTGGTGCTGAGCCCCCCGGCCCTGGACCAGCAGCTGCTCACCCTGGCCCGGGTGCTGTCCCTGACCCTGAGGGTGGGGCTCTGGGTGAGGAAGGATAGTGATGGCAGGGACATGGTGTACCCCTATCCTGGGGCCCAGGCCGAAGAGGAGCTGGGAGGAACCCCAGACCCCTCTCATCAGAAGAAAGCAGCCCCCCAAACAAAGCCCGTGGGCAAGGAGACGGACTCTCTCAGCACTGG GTTTGTGGTGGTAATGGGTGTGGATTTGTCCCACTGTGGCCCTGACCACCCTGCATCCCGCTGTCCCTGGGACCCTGGGCTCCTGCTCCGCTTCCTTGCGGCGATGGCTGCAGTCGGGGCCTTGGAGCCCCTACTGCCAGGACCGCTGCTGGCTGCCCACCCTCGTGCAGGCACCG CGCCCCCCGCCAACCAGCTTCCCTGGCCTGTGCTGTGCTCTCCGGTGGCTGGGGTGCTTCTCCTGGCCCTTGGGGCTCTTCTCGTCCTCCAGCTCATCCGGCGACGTCGCCGAGAGCATGGAGCCCTCTGGCTGCCCCCTGGGTTCACTCGAAGGCCTCGGACTCAACCGGCTCCTCACCGGCGCCGGCCCCCCCTGGGCGAGGACAGCATCGGCCTCAA GGCACTGAAACCGGAGGCAGAATTTGGTGAGGATGGAGTTGTGATGTGCTCAGTCCCCgaggaagaagaggag GCTGAAGAAATGGCCTCACCCTCCAAGTGCCAGCTCTGGCCTCTGAGCGTTGACTGTCAGGAGCTCCCCCAGGCAGCCATGCTGACTCCTCCTCAGGAATCTGAGATGGATGTCCCTGACGTGGACACCCGTGGACCTG ATGGGGTGACACCCCTTATGTCAGCAGTCTGCTGTGGTGGAGTAGAATCCAGGATCTTCCAAGGGCCATGGTTGGGAAGCCCTGAGCCCTGGGAACCTCTGTTGGGTGGAGGGGCTTGTCCCCAGGCTCACACTGTGGGCACTGGTGAGACCCCCTTGCACCTGGCTGCCCGATTCTCCCGGCCAACCGCTGCCCGCCGCCTCCTTGAGGCTGGAGCCAACCCCAACCAGCCAGATCGAGCAGGGCGCACCCCCCTTCACACTGCTGTAGCTGCTGATGCTCGAGAGGTCTGCCAG CTCCTACTCCGCGGCAGACAGACTGCAGTTGACGCGCGTACAGAGGATGGGACCACAGCCCTGATGCTGGCTGCCAGACTGGCAGTGGAGGACCTGGTTGAAGAACTGATTGCAGCCCAAGCAGATGTGGGGGCCAGAGATAAGTGGG GAAAAACCGCGCTGCACTGGGCTGCGGCCGTGAACAACGCCCGGGCCGCCCGCTCCCTTCTCCAGGCCGGAGCCGATAAAGACGCCCAGGACGGCAGG GAGCAGACGCCTCTGTTCCTGGCGGCTCGAGAAGGGGCGGTGGAAGTAGCCCAGTtgctgctggggctgggggcagaccGAGGACTGCGGGACCAGGCTGGGCTAGGGCCCGAAGACATCGCCCGCCAGCGCAACCACTGGGATCTGCTGACGCTGCTGGAAGGGGCGGGGCCACCGGAGGCGCGTCACAAAGCCACGCCGGGCCGCGGGGCGGACCCCCCACCGCGCGCGCGCACCGCGTCGGGAAGCGTGCCCCCGCGTGGGGGCGGGGCTCTGCCGCGCTGCCGGACGCTGTCAGCCGGAGCAGGCCCCCGTGGGGGCGGAGCATGTCTGCAAGCCCGGACTTTGTCCGTAGACTTGGCCGTGCATGGGGGCGGGGCCTACTCTCCTTGCCGGAGCCCATCGAAAGGAGGAGCAGTAGGAGGCCTGCCCCACCGCGGCCGTAGGTTTTCTGCAGGCATGCGCGGACCGCGGCCCAACCCTGCAATAGTGCGAGGAAGATCCGGGCTCGCGGCCGGCAGCGGGGATGTGGTCTCAGCTGATAACTGGCCCAGCGATTGGGTGGCCCTGGGAGCCTGCGGCGCCGCCTCCAACACTCAGATCCCGCCTCCTTGCCTTACTCCCTCCCCGGAGCGGGGATCCCCTCAAGTTGCCTGGGGTCCCCCTGCCCACCGAGTAGTACCTTTAAATGCGGGAGGCGAGGGTCAAAAATAG